A window of the Spirochaetota bacterium genome harbors these coding sequences:
- the flgB gene encoding flagellar basal body rod protein FlgB: MTTNYLLEKGLYIESLRRKVIANNMANVDVPHFKRSEVNFESELKRAIMDREEKENKLPALMNDDRHIPFFVPRDVTTVKPRINLDYNSTSRNDGNNVDPEKEMVDAAKNLMRYNAFTTNLNHNFRMLKSVMRPA; the protein is encoded by the coding sequence ATGACGACCAATTACCTTCTTGAAAAGGGCCTCTATATCGAATCGCTCCGGAGGAAGGTGATCGCCAACAATATGGCCAATGTCGATGTGCCCCACTTCAAGAGGAGCGAGGTCAATTTCGAGAGCGAGCTGAAGAGGGCCATTATGGACCGGGAAGAGAAGGAGAACAAGCTGCCCGCCCTCATGAATGACGATCGGCATATCCCCTTTTTCGTGCCCCGGGACGTCACGACCGTGAAGCCCCGCATAAACCTTGATTACAACAGCACCTCGCGGAATGACGGCAATAACGTTGACCCGGAAAAAGAGATGGTCGACGCCGCGAAGAACCTGATGCGCTATAACGCTTTTACGACGAACCTGAACCACAACTTCAGGATGCTCAAATCGGTCATGAGACCGGCGTAG
- the flgC gene encoding flagellar basal body rod protein FlgC, translating into MGMFDSFNISSTGLTAQRLRMDLISNNIANANTTRTPEGGPYVRKRAIFAPVNIRPNYKSPLVPERIEHGMGKGVRVVKIENDKAPFRLVYDPTHPDAIKTGPKTGYVEMPNINIVTEMTDLISASRSYEANVQMINNEKAMFNKALEIGRGGV; encoded by the coding sequence ATGGGAATGTTCGACAGCTTTAACATATCCTCCACGGGGCTTACTGCGCAGCGGCTCCGCATGGACCTTATCAGCAACAACATCGCCAACGCCAATACCACGCGGACCCCCGAGGGAGGGCCCTACGTCCGCAAGCGGGCCATATTCGCGCCGGTGAACATCAGGCCCAATTACAAATCGCCCCTGGTGCCGGAGCGGATCGAGCACGGCATGGGGAAGGGCGTTCGGGTCGTTAAGATCGAGAATGACAAGGCGCCCTTCAGGCTGGTCTACGATCCGACCCATCCCGACGCCATCAAGACCGGACCCAAGACCGGGTACGTGGAAATGCCGAACATAAACATCGTAACCGAGATGACGGACCTGATATCCGCATCGCGCTCCTACGAGGCAAACGTGCAGATGATAAACAACGAGAAAGCAATGTTCAACAAGGCCCTTGAGATCGGACGGGGCGGAGTATAG
- the fliE gene encoding flagellar hook-basal body complex protein FliE, with translation MNTINDGPVGHIVNMKTTNPLHYDNREKREPALDDVSTSFADSLMKAVGKVNDLQVNSEDLAEKMIHSPESVDIHTVMIATQKAEVALSFAKAVRDEAIRAYRELINLR, from the coding sequence ATGAACACCATCAATGACGGACCCGTCGGCCACATTGTGAACATGAAGACCACGAACCCCCTTCACTATGACAACCGGGAAAAGCGCGAACCGGCGCTGGACGACGTTTCAACGTCCTTCGCGGATTCCCTCATGAAGGCCGTAGGCAAGGTCAACGATCTGCAGGTCAACTCCGAAGACCTTGCCGAGAAGATGATCCATTCGCCGGAATCGGTCGATATCCACACGGTGATGATCGCCACCCAGAAAGCTGAGGTGGCTCTCTCCTTTGCAAAGGCCGTCCGGGACGAGGCCATCAGGGCCTACCGCGAATTGATTAATCTGAGATAA
- the fliF gene encoding flagellar M-ring protein FliF: protein MEFLKKLFGQMKEIFNKLDRTKKIIIGVVTGVVVVAFIVLFSVSSGQPNVVLFSELSADDFGQVTKKLDEMGYHYQASGQTNIMVKPTDRELILTKLAQEKMIPKGIPGWKLFDMTKWTETERELDVKYMRAVRDEIKRHIESLASIDKADVDIAITEDSIYSETESPYTAAVTVHLKSGYEKLSKKEIKGIIYLVSRGVGPRLKPENITVTDETGAIISDFDDELDKAKTEYTILEYRHKLEERARVRMLKDIRAGLERIYSEDRIQILRLNMEFNWDKISEEQEEYSPIELEKQDPSKPYNTRKIKDSLVISEKSTREKFQGHGWNPEGPAGTEGNTPPGYKASDDQFAKYSKKEDIRNHAVNKTNRKIDRQPFAIEKVSVAIAIDGQQNLPKLPNGDFDLDPTKEPVQTGLTQEELKKAENIVKKSINFNEGRGDQVAVENIMFDRSKYWESLRAEFRKKEQIKKILLAALIGVIVLFLGFILFRAVTKELERRRRAKEEALALEQQRMREAALRAAEEEGIDVELSLEERARLELQENAINLARERPDDVAQLLRTWLAEE, encoded by the coding sequence ATGGAATTCCTAAAAAAATTGTTCGGCCAGATGAAGGAAATATTCAACAAGCTGGATCGGACCAAGAAAATAATCATCGGCGTCGTGACCGGCGTGGTCGTGGTCGCCTTTATCGTGCTCTTCTCCGTGTCGAGCGGGCAGCCCAACGTGGTGCTCTTCTCGGAGCTCTCGGCCGATGACTTCGGCCAGGTGACGAAGAAGCTGGACGAGATGGGCTACCATTATCAGGCCTCGGGGCAGACCAACATCATGGTGAAGCCCACCGATCGCGAGCTGATCCTCACCAAGCTGGCCCAGGAAAAGATGATTCCCAAGGGCATTCCGGGTTGGAAGCTCTTTGACATGACCAAGTGGACCGAGACGGAGCGGGAGCTTGACGTAAAATACATGAGGGCGGTGCGTGACGAGATCAAGCGCCACATCGAGTCCCTCGCCAGTATCGATAAGGCCGACGTGGATATCGCCATCACCGAGGACAGCATATACTCGGAGACCGAATCTCCCTATACGGCCGCCGTTACGGTGCACCTCAAGTCGGGCTATGAAAAGCTTTCCAAGAAGGAGATCAAGGGGATCATATACCTGGTATCCCGCGGCGTGGGACCCAGGCTGAAGCCGGAAAATATTACGGTGACCGACGAGACCGGGGCGATCATATCGGATTTTGACGACGAGCTCGACAAGGCCAAGACCGAGTATACCATCCTCGAATACCGCCACAAGCTGGAAGAGCGCGCCCGCGTGAGAATGCTCAAGGACATACGGGCCGGCCTGGAGCGGATCTATTCCGAGGATCGGATCCAGATACTCCGCCTCAACATGGAATTCAACTGGGACAAGATATCGGAAGAGCAGGAAGAATATTCTCCCATCGAGCTGGAAAAGCAGGATCCATCCAAGCCGTACAACACCAGGAAGATAAAGGATTCCCTGGTCATCTCCGAAAAGTCCACCAGGGAAAAGTTCCAGGGCCATGGATGGAACCCGGAGGGACCGGCGGGTACCGAGGGGAACACACCCCCGGGGTATAAGGCCAGCGACGACCAGTTCGCCAAGTACAGCAAAAAAGAAGACATCAGGAACCATGCGGTGAACAAGACCAACCGGAAGATCGACCGGCAGCCTTTCGCTATCGAGAAGGTCTCGGTTGCCATAGCCATCGACGGTCAGCAGAACCTGCCGAAGCTTCCCAACGGTGATTTCGACCTTGACCCGACGAAAGAACCGGTCCAAACGGGGCTCACGCAGGAGGAGCTGAAAAAGGCCGAGAACATCGTCAAAAAATCGATAAACTTCAACGAGGGAAGGGGCGACCAGGTCGCGGTGGAGAACATCATGTTCGACCGGAGCAAGTACTGGGAATCCCTTCGGGCCGAGTTTAGGAAGAAAGAGCAGATCAAGAAGATACTCCTCGCCGCCCTTATCGGGGTCATCGTTCTTTTCCTCGGTTTCATCCTGTTCAGGGCTGTCACCAAGGAGCTGGAGCGCCGCCGGCGGGCCAAGGAAGAGGCCCTTGCGCTGGAGCAGCAGCGCATGAGGGAGGCCGCCCTGCGCGCGGCGGAGGAAGAGGGGATCGACGTGGAGCTTTCCCTGGAGGAGCGGGCCCGCCTGGAGCTCCAGGAGAACGCCATCAACCTGGCCCGGGAGCGCCCGGACGACGTGGCGCAGCTATTACGCACCTGGCTGGCGGAGGAGTAG
- the fliG gene encoding flagellar motor switch protein FliG: MQSKKSQLTGRQKAAIFLVSLGSEVSSEIFKHLREDEIEQLTFEIARLDRIEPEDRDKVLQEFQEMMMAQEFIQNGGIDYARDVLERALGTQKAIDIVNRLTSSLQVRPFDFIRRTDPSHLLNFIQGEHPQTIALILAYLDAQKAALILGGLPHQIQADVAKRIAQMDRTSPDVLREVERVLERKLSTLASEDFTSAGGIDAIVEVLNNVDRGTEKIIIEALEEEDPELAEEIKKRMFVFEDIVLLDDRSIQKVLREVDTQDLAKALKGVDADVQEKIYRNMSKRASALLREDMDFMGPIRLRDVEESQQKIVNIIRKLEESGDIIVARAGEEELVV, from the coding sequence CTGCAATCGAAAAAGTCACAATTGACCGGGCGCCAGAAGGCGGCTATTTTTCTCGTTTCCCTCGGTTCCGAGGTTTCGTCGGAGATATTCAAGCATCTCAGGGAAGACGAGATAGAGCAGCTTACCTTCGAGATCGCCCGCCTTGACCGCATCGAGCCGGAGGACCGGGACAAGGTCCTCCAGGAGTTCCAGGAAATGATGATGGCCCAGGAGTTCATCCAGAACGGCGGCATCGACTACGCCCGGGACGTCCTGGAGCGGGCCCTGGGAACCCAGAAGGCCATCGATATCGTGAACCGCCTCACCTCGTCGCTGCAGGTGAGGCCCTTCGATTTCATACGCCGCACCGACCCGAGCCACCTCCTTAACTTCATCCAGGGCGAGCACCCCCAGACCATCGCCCTGATCCTGGCGTACCTTGACGCGCAGAAGGCGGCATTGATACTGGGTGGCCTCCCGCACCAGATACAGGCGGACGTGGCCAAGCGGATCGCCCAGATGGACCGTACCTCGCCTGACGTTCTTCGCGAAGTAGAGCGTGTTCTCGAGCGGAAACTATCCACCCTGGCAAGCGAGGATTTCACCTCGGCCGGCGGCATCGACGCCATCGTCGAGGTCCTGAACAACGTCGACCGCGGAACGGAGAAGATCATCATCGAGGCCCTGGAAGAGGAGGACCCGGAGCTGGCGGAGGAGATCAAGAAGCGGATGTTCGTGTTCGAGGACATCGTGCTGCTTGACGACCGCTCCATCCAGAAGGTTCTCCGCGAGGTCGATACCCAGGACCTGGCCAAGGCGCTCAAGGGCGTTGACGCCGATGTGCAGGAGAAGATATACCGGAACATGTCGAAGCGGGCGTCGGCCCTTCTCCGGGAGGACATGGATTTCATGGGGCCCATCCGGCTCCGTGACGTTGAGGAATCGCAGCAGAAAATCGTTAATATAATCAGGAAGCTTGAGGAATCCGGCGATATCATAGTGGCTCGCGCCGGTGAGGAGGAGCTGGTTGTCTAA
- the fliH gene encoding flagellar assembly protein FliH, with protein MSKLVFKPGEIRQMNMPKQIELPSKYQKNLIETEDFKEFEVDDEGNPIDVYQGPSIEEMEAELERYRRETEEEVKDMLEQARARAKQIEEEGRQAAFNELQSSKEQINLEMERLKVESEREIERGKFEAEKMIKEAELKVSEIEHEAYKKGYDAGREEGYKEGQAEVMRLIDRLGTIVSTAVDIRDDIIKSSEKLMTEMILMIARKVIKDEIVERREVVINNIKEAIKRVKDRDRIDIRVNFADLDMTTAHKDELIKMMESLKKVNIYEDSRVERGGCIIETDVGAIDAKISTQLDAIEEAIRSTTAI; from the coding sequence TTGTCTAAGTTAGTATTCAAGCCTGGCGAGATCCGCCAGATGAACATGCCCAAGCAGATAGAGTTGCCGTCGAAGTACCAGAAGAACCTGATCGAGACGGAGGACTTCAAGGAGTTCGAGGTCGACGACGAGGGCAACCCGATAGACGTTTACCAGGGGCCGTCCATCGAGGAGATGGAAGCCGAGCTCGAGCGCTACCGCCGGGAGACCGAGGAAGAAGTCAAGGACATGCTCGAGCAGGCCCGCGCGCGGGCCAAGCAGATAGAGGAGGAGGGCCGCCAGGCCGCGTTCAACGAGCTCCAGTCGTCGAAGGAGCAGATCAACCTGGAGATGGAGCGCCTCAAGGTCGAGTCGGAGCGCGAGATAGAGCGCGGCAAGTTCGAGGCCGAGAAGATGATCAAGGAGGCAGAGCTCAAGGTCTCCGAGATCGAGCACGAGGCGTACAAGAAAGGATACGACGCCGGCCGCGAGGAAGGTTACAAGGAAGGCCAGGCTGAGGTCATGCGCCTCATCGACCGCCTCGGCACCATCGTGTCGACCGCTGTCGACATCCGGGATGATATCATCAAGTCCTCCGAGAAGCTCATGACGGAGATGATCCTCATGATAGCGCGGAAGGTCATCAAGGACGAGATCGTGGAGCGCCGCGAGGTCGTCATCAACAATATCAAAGAAGCGATCAAGCGCGTCAAGGACCGCGACCGGATCGACATCCGGGTCAACTTCGCCGACCTGGACATGACCACGGCCCACAAGGACGAGCTGATCAAGATGATGGAATCGTTGAAGAAGGTCAATATATACGAGGATTCGCGGGTGGAGCGCGGCGGCTGCATCATCGAGACGGACGTCGGCGCCATCGACGCGAAGATCTCGACGCAGCTTGACGCGATCGAAGAAGCGATCAGGAGCACGACGGCGATATAA
- a CDS encoding FliI/YscN family ATPase: MIRILPHEKIDILSKYKDIIEDLELIKCTGKVERVVGLTIESIGPDVEYGELCKIRLDRGGYLFAEVVGFNKNRVILMPIGDMKGIVPGADVIAAGTALMVPVGEELLGRVISGVGVPLDGKGDIYTKKRYPVTAEPINPLERTVIDRPLSVGVRAIDGLNTVGRGQRIGIFSGSGVGKSTLIAMISRYTDADVNVVALIGERGREVKDFVEKELGPEGLRKSVVVVATSNQPAMMRIRGAYLAHAIAEYFRDQGKHVNLMMDSITRFSMAQREVGIAAGEPSSMRGYPPSTFSLMAKIMERAGTIATGGSITGFYSVLVEADDMNEPIADHARSILDGHIVLERRLAHKGHYPAIDVLQSISRCMKDVVTPEHNAAANKFRELLAAYTEHEDEISLGAYARGSVPAVDRALEMMDQMNAFLRQGIYEQDYLEDIKKRLIDMFAERRGPVRPDIVARTPAFARIVR; encoded by the coding sequence ATGATACGGATACTCCCACATGAAAAGATCGATATCCTGTCCAAGTACAAGGATATCATCGAGGACCTGGAGCTCATCAAGTGCACCGGCAAGGTGGAGCGCGTGGTGGGCCTCACCATCGAGTCGATCGGCCCCGATGTGGAATACGGGGAGCTCTGCAAGATCAGGCTCGACCGCGGCGGGTATCTCTTCGCGGAGGTCGTCGGGTTCAACAAGAACCGCGTGATCCTCATGCCCATCGGCGACATGAAGGGGATCGTGCCGGGCGCCGATGTCATAGCGGCGGGAACGGCGCTCATGGTGCCGGTGGGAGAGGAGCTTCTCGGAAGGGTCATATCAGGCGTGGGCGTTCCCCTGGACGGGAAGGGCGATATCTACACGAAGAAGCGGTACCCGGTCACCGCGGAGCCGATCAATCCCCTCGAGCGCACGGTTATTGACCGGCCCCTTTCCGTGGGGGTCAGGGCCATCGACGGCCTCAACACCGTGGGACGGGGACAGCGCATCGGCATCTTCTCCGGTTCAGGGGTCGGAAAGTCGACCCTCATCGCCATGATCTCGCGCTACACCGACGCCGATGTTAATGTGGTGGCACTCATCGGGGAGCGCGGCCGCGAGGTGAAGGATTTCGTCGAGAAGGAGCTCGGCCCGGAGGGGCTGCGCAAGTCCGTGGTGGTGGTGGCTACGTCCAATCAGCCGGCAATGATGCGCATCCGCGGCGCCTACCTGGCCCACGCCATCGCCGAGTATTTCCGGGACCAGGGGAAGCACGTCAACCTGATGATGGATTCGATCACCCGTTTCAGCATGGCCCAGCGTGAAGTGGGCATCGCCGCCGGCGAGCCGTCGTCGATGCGCGGCTATCCGCCGTCGACCTTTTCGCTCATGGCGAAGATAATGGAACGGGCCGGCACCATCGCAACCGGCGGCAGCATCACCGGTTTCTACTCAGTCCTGGTCGAGGCGGACGACATGAACGAGCCGATCGCCGACCACGCTCGGAGCATCCTGGATGGCCACATCGTGCTGGAGCGTCGCCTGGCCCACAAGGGGCATTACCCGGCCATCGACGTGCTCCAGTCCATATCCCGGTGCATGAAGGACGTGGTCACGCCGGAGCACAACGCTGCGGCCAACAAGTTCAGGGAGCTCCTGGCTGCCTACACCGAGCACGAGGACGAGATCAGCCTCGGCGCCTACGCGCGGGGATCGGTTCCGGCCGTGGACCGGGCCCTGGAGATGATGGACCAGATGAACGCGTTCCTCCGCCAGGGAATCTATGAGCAGGACTATCTGGAGGATATTAAAAAAAGACTGATAGATATGTTCGCGGAGCGCAGGGGACCGGTAAGGCCGGACATCGTGGCCAGGACCCCGGCCTTTGCGAGGATCGTGAGGTGA
- the fliJ gene encoding flagellar export protein FliJ, with translation MKKFKFKLQTLLDIREAREREIQYELARIISLQNREREKQAELRRRIDEQKAFFGEKLRRGAYSSSEALLFERFVDVSLRAIDTAEERIKSMEPQIQEVRTRLVEASRARKVVEKLRERKRAQHAYEVNRELNKENDETNQKIYAMRKKETA, from the coding sequence ATGAAAAAATTCAAGTTCAAGCTCCAGACCCTTCTCGACATACGTGAAGCGCGGGAGCGCGAGATACAGTACGAGCTGGCGAGGATCATAAGCCTGCAGAACCGGGAGCGCGAAAAGCAGGCCGAGCTGCGACGCCGAATCGACGAGCAGAAGGCCTTTTTCGGCGAAAAGCTGAGGCGGGGCGCCTATTCCTCCAGCGAGGCGCTCCTGTTCGAGCGCTTCGTCGATGTGTCCCTCCGGGCCATCGATACCGCCGAGGAGCGGATCAAAAGCATGGAGCCCCAGATACAGGAGGTGCGGACGCGGCTGGTCGAAGCGTCGCGGGCGCGCAAGGTCGTTGAAAAGCTCCGGGAGCGCAAGCGGGCCCAGCACGCCTACGAGGTGAACCGTGAGCTCAACAAGGAGAACGACGAAACGAACCAGAAAATTTACGCAATGCGTAAAAAGGAAACAGCGTAG
- a CDS encoding lytic transglycosylase domain-containing protein has product MAASDSGGITAADSAIAGIKGNSVEEIRKIADFYAAKKLVPPALVKAVIEAESNFNPNAVSPKGAKGLMQLMPSVIRDLGVGDPFDPGENIEAGVSLLKDLLKEYNGDYTKALAAYNAGRRAVNEKGGVPDIPETREYVKKVINAYVKNSQ; this is encoded by the coding sequence ATGGCCGCCAGTGACAGCGGCGGGATCACGGCTGCTGACAGCGCCATCGCGGGGATCAAGGGAAATAGCGTGGAGGAGATACGGAAGATCGCCGATTTCTACGCGGCCAAGAAGCTGGTGCCGCCGGCGCTGGTGAAGGCCGTCATCGAGGCGGAATCAAATTTCAATCCCAACGCCGTGTCGCCCAAGGGAGCCAAGGGGCTGATGCAGCTCATGCCGTCGGTCATACGTGACCTGGGTGTCGGGGATCCCTTTGACCCCGGTGAAAATATTGAGGCCGGCGTCTCCCTTTTAAAGGATCTCCTCAAGGAGTATAACGGCGACTATACCAAGGCGCTGGCCGCGTACAATGCCGGGCGACGCGCCGTGAATGAAAAAGGCGGGGTTCCGGATATACCGGAAACCCGCGAATACGTGAAAAAGGTCATAAACGCGTACGTAAAGAACAGCCAGTGA
- a CDS encoding GGDEF domain-containing protein has translation MGGKEDQDEKERELGSFDLNVINIMTHLYKSGAVDDDVMETLRMLNFEYHTLLDKNSILEEKVNIDWKTNLLKYRDDYLTMIIKSASRTLDTVPSDKYKITYVRFDIDNFSKLNNRFGHDKGDTVLVDLAEILKENSRPTDYLIRFGGEEFDVMLPSTDLKGGVTYLDKMYRSFKSLKYNFDNNEVLVTVSAGLAVFSMNFGKLRRIKTDSTKEEYLKLQKAADDALYDAKLSGKNQYKIYNDKIDYKDIRSRYTDIIGRA, from the coding sequence ATGGGCGGCAAAGAAGATCAAGACGAGAAAGAACGGGAACTGGGCAGTTTCGATTTAAACGTCATCAATATCATGACACATCTGTACAAGAGCGGTGCCGTTGATGATGACGTGATGGAAACCCTGCGGATGCTCAATTTTGAATATCACACCCTCCTTGACAAGAACAGCATCCTCGAAGAAAAGGTCAATATAGACTGGAAGACCAATCTGCTGAAATACCGCGATGACTATCTCACCATGATCATTAAGTCCGCGTCACGGACCCTGGACACCGTTCCCAGCGACAAGTATAAAATAACCTACGTGCGTTTCGATATCGATAATTTCTCCAAGCTCAACAACCGCTTCGGCCATGACAAGGGAGATACTGTCCTCGTGGACCTGGCGGAGATACTGAAGGAGAACTCGCGCCCCACCGATTACCTGATCCGATTCGGGGGCGAGGAGTTCGACGTGATGCTTCCCTCGACCGACCTGAAGGGCGGGGTGACCTACCTCGACAAGATGTACAGGAGCTTCAAGTCATTGAAGTACAACTTTGATAATAACGAAGTCCTCGTCACCGTCAGCGCCGGCCTGGCCGTGTTTTCCATGAACTTCGGCAAGCTCAGGCGCATCAAGACGGACAGTACTAAAGAGGAATATTTAAAGCTGCAGAAGGCCGCCGACGACGCCCTCTATGACGCCAAGCTGTCCGGCAAGAACCAGTACAAGATCTACAACGACAAGATCGACTACAAGGATATCCGCTCCAGGTACACGGATATAATCGGCCGCGCCTAA
- a CDS encoding YihA family ribosome biogenesis GTP-binding protein, which translates to MKIQDVHFLKSCSVPSQFPRYSYPEFAFLGRSNVGKSSLINMLMKKKDLVKTGSRPGVTKTVNFFVLNDAISIADLPGFGYAKVPLEMKKAFLPLIKKYIATRSNLRLAFLLIDIRRTPDDYEVEILSLLSQREIPAAITLTKCDKLSRSRRDQRIRQISETLGISRDSLFTSSAKSGDGRREILRLIGEYSAPAATAAD; encoded by the coding sequence ATGAAGATCCAGGACGTACACTTCCTTAAAAGCTGCAGCGTCCCATCGCAGTTTCCCCGGTATTCCTATCCGGAGTTCGCATTCCTGGGCCGGTCCAACGTGGGAAAATCGTCTCTTATCAACATGCTGATGAAAAAGAAGGACCTGGTGAAGACCGGGTCCAGGCCGGGCGTGACCAAGACAGTCAATTTCTTTGTTCTCAACGACGCGATCTCCATCGCGGACCTGCCCGGCTTCGGCTACGCCAAGGTCCCCCTGGAGATGAAGAAGGCCTTTCTTCCCCTCATAAAGAAGTACATCGCGACGCGGTCGAACCTGAGGCTTGCGTTCCTCCTCATCGATATCAGGCGCACCCCTGACGACTACGAGGTGGAAATACTCTCCCTCCTTTCCCAGAGGGAGATCCCGGCCGCCATAACCCTCACGAAATGCGACAAGCTCTCGCGGAGCCGGCGGGACCAGCGCATCCGGCAGATCAGCGAGACCCTCGGCATTTCGCGGGATTCTCTCTTCACGAGCTCGGCAAAAAGCGGCGACGGCAGGAGGGAAATTCTGAGGCTGATCGGAGAATACTCCGCGCCGGCGGCGACCGCCGCGGATTAG
- a CDS encoding GNAT family N-acetyltransferase, which translates to MNLIIRKAAEADLDAVCAIELDGHARWNRRQFADELDLNFSRFYVMEDGGVIIGFAVAWIVADEIQLNDIGISRDRRRRGLATGLLDRIVSDTRETRRPVKIVLEVSEHNDTARMFYGRNGFVETGRRAGYYDNVDAILMERVLEP; encoded by the coding sequence ATGAATTTGATAATACGAAAAGCCGCTGAAGCCGATCTCGACGCCGTATGCGCCATCGAGCTGGATGGCCATGCCCGGTGGAACAGGCGGCAGTTCGCCGACGAGCTGGACCTCAATTTTTCCCGGTTCTATGTCATGGAAGACGGCGGCGTTATTATCGGCTTTGCCGTAGCCTGGATCGTCGCCGACGAGATACAGCTCAACGATATCGGCATCAGCAGGGACCGACGCCGTCGGGGACTGGCCACGGGGCTCCTTGACCGCATTGTCAGCGACACGCGGGAAACCCGCAGGCCGGTGAAAATCGTCCTCGAGGTTAGCGAGCACAATGATACGGCCCGGATGTTTTACGGCAGAAACGGTTTCGTTGAAACGGGCCGCCGCGCCGGTTATTATGACAATGTGGACGCAATACTGATGGAACGGGTTCTTGAACCATGA
- a CDS encoding enoyl-CoA hydratase/isomerase family protein yields the protein MSTCTYTVDGQGVALMVINKPPMNALGTQVIKDIKEAVEKAIKDDAVRVVVFTGEGKAFIAGADIPEFLDLNTQQAGSDWVKQGQDLLNIIENADKPFIAAINGYALGGGTEVALACHIRLVDETAQMGLPEIKLGIIPGFGGTQRAPRLFGTGRAYELVLSGNFISGRQAAEYGLVNRCVPKGEVVNEAKKLASVIALRGRPAIKIAMDVIRRGVTMDFAAALKLERDSFGMLCETENKREGVAAFLEKRDPVAKDK from the coding sequence ATGTCAACATGCACTTATACCGTAGACGGCCAGGGCGTCGCCCTTATGGTCATCAACAAGCCGCCGATGAACGCCCTCGGCACGCAGGTCATCAAGGACATCAAGGAGGCCGTGGAAAAGGCCATCAAGGATGACGCGGTCCGCGTGGTCGTGTTCACCGGCGAGGGAAAGGCCTTTATCGCCGGCGCAGATATCCCCGAATTCCTCGACCTTAACACGCAGCAGGCGGGTAGCGACTGGGTAAAGCAGGGACAGGACCTTCTGAACATCATCGAGAACGCGGACAAGCCCTTTATCGCCGCCATCAACGGCTACGCCCTGGGCGGCGGCACCGAGGTGGCCCTGGCCTGCCACATCCGCCTCGTGGACGAAACGGCCCAGATGGGCCTCCCCGAGATCAAGCTCGGCATCATCCCCGGCTTCGGGGGCACGCAGCGCGCGCCGCGGCTCTTCGGGACCGGCCGCGCCTACGAGCTCGTCCTCTCCGGGAATTTCATCAGCGGCAGGCAGGCCGCCGAGTACGGCCTGGTCAACCGCTGCGTCCCCAAGGGCGAAGTCGTGAACGAGGCGAAGAAGCTGGCGTCGGTCATCGCGCTCCGCGGCAGGCCGGCCATCAAGATCGCAATGGATGTCATCCGGAGGGGCGTCACCATGGATTTCGCCGCGGCCCTGAAGCTGGAGCGCGACTCCTTTGGAATGCTCTGCGAAACCGAAAACAAGCGCGAAGGCGTGGCCGCCTTTCTCGAAAAGCGCGACCCGGTGGCGAAGGACAAGTAG